Genomic DNA from Crateriforma spongiae:
CAACGTTTGGCCTTTGCTTCGAATCGTGGCAGGCTGCCCGGCACCGCCGCCACCAAGTCCACCCGCATCGCCAATCGGTCGCGACAGGCGGTACGGATTTGGTCCATGCGCTCGGTCGATGTTTCGATCTCAACCTTTAGTTGATCCATTGATTCTCTCCGCGTCACCGTCACGCGGTATTCACCGGCGGGTTCAATCTCTCGAACGATGGTGTCGATACTGCTGGGAAAAATATTGACACCACGAACAATCAGCATGTCGTCGGCTCGCCCCAGCACGCCGCCGTCGAGCCACAAAAACGGGCAAGCTTGGTCGTGGTTTTGTATGCCCCGTACCAAGTCCCCCGTGCGATACCGCAAAACGGGTCCGCCTAGGCGTCCCAGATTGGTCAGAACCAATTCCGCGGTTTCGCCGTCATCGGCCTTTCGCCACGAATCGTCATCATTGATCACCAAGCGTTCCGCAATGAACTCCGTTTCGATCACATGCATGCCGGCCCCGTTGGCATCGCCGCACCCCCAGGCGCCGACTTCGCTGGCACCGGCATGATCGACCACGGTGGCTCCGAACGCGGATTCGATTCGCTGGCGGACCGCGGGCAAACTGCCACCCGGTTCACCGGCGACGATCACCGTCCGAACATCGGACGCCGCCAGATCGACGCCGTCGCCGTCGGCCACCCCGGCAAGGTGCAGGGCATAAGTGGGGGTACAACAAACGACCGTACACCGATGTTGCAGAATCATCTTTAGCCGGGCTTCGCTGGATAGACCGCCGCCGGGCACCACCAATGCACCACGTCGAATCAGCGCATCATTGGCCGTCCAGAATCCGATGAACGGCCCAAACGAAAACGCCATCATCGCGACATCACGCTCCGTCACGCCCGCGGCGTCCAATACATACTGCCAACAATCGATCCACCAATCCCAGTCCTCGGCAGTATCAAACACCGGCATCGGCCACCCGCGACTGCCGCTGGTTTGGTGGATGCGAACGTAGTCGTGCATTGACGGCAGATCGAAAATCTTCGCCGGCTGCCCCGGCTGTTCGGGAACCAGTTCTTCTTTTCGCAACAGTGGCAACTGTTCCAGCTGGCTGAGATCCGAGAGCGGCAATTTCAGTCCAGCCGATGTCAGCGACGTCAGGCGCTGGCGATAAAACGGGCGATCGACCAACGCGGCCAACGTCCGGTTCAGCTTCTGCAGCTGAAGCTGCTTCAGACGCACCGACGTCGGATAGCGGTTCGGATCGTCAAAGCTGGGCACGGACATGTCAAAGTTCGCCTGGATCAGGTGGTTCGAGGGAGTTTTGAAAGATGAAGATTTGCGGCGCCGCCATCAATGAACAAACGGCCACAAACTGGCCGCCAGCGGGAAACTTTCGGTCGCCACAGTCAACACGGCAACTTCTGCGACGGCCCAAAGTGAAGCCATCCCCCGTTACCGCCTTCCAAAGGGGCTGGAGGGTTCCACAAGTGCACCTTCATCCATCAAAGCACACCTTCACTTTGAGCCTGCTGTCAATACGAGGGCACGCTAAAGATTGCGTTAAGAACTTGTGAGATCGGCAATTGCCCGTTGCACGTCAACGGGGCTGCGTTTGAATTACGGCCCGAATGACCGGACGTATGTATTCTTCCGCAGGCGGTTCCCGATTGAACGTGACAGATTGTAAGGCCCAACGACCGCAACGTCGTTTTGGGCGAACCGGTTTTACGCTGATCGAAATGCTGGTGGTGATCTCCATCATCGGCATCTTGGCGGCGTTATTGTTGCCAGCGATCTCTCGCGCTCGCGAAGCGGCACGTGGCACCCAGTGCCAAAACAACTTGAAGCAATTCGGCATCGGCATGGCCAGCCGCGCGGCGGCGGATCCCAGCGGGGCTTTGTGCAGCGGCAGTTTTGATTTCGAACGTGACGGTGTGCCGACGGAAATCGGCTGGGTCGCCGACATGGTCAAACGAGGCTTCCTGGCGTCGGAGTTACGTTGTCCCAGCAACGGTGCCCAGACATCCAAAGCGATCCACCAGATCCTGGATTCTCCGCTGACAGCATTCGTAACGGATAA
This window encodes:
- a CDS encoding phenylacetate--CoA ligase family protein translates to MSVPSFDDPNRYPTSVRLKQLQLQKLNRTLAALVDRPFYRQRLTSLTSAGLKLPLSDLSQLEQLPLLRKEELVPEQPGQPAKIFDLPSMHDYVRIHQTSGSRGWPMPVFDTAEDWDWWIDCWQYVLDAAGVTERDVAMMAFSFGPFIGFWTANDALIRRGALVVPGGGLSSEARLKMILQHRCTVVCCTPTYALHLAGVADGDGVDLAASDVRTVIVAGEPGGSLPAVRQRIESAFGATVVDHAGASEVGAWGCGDANGAGMHVIETEFIAERLVINDDDSWRKADDGETAELVLTNLGRLGGPVLRYRTGDLVRGIQNHDQACPFLWLDGGVLGRADDMLIVRGVNIFPSSIDTIVREIEPAGEYRVTVTRRESMDQLKVEIETSTERMDQIRTACRDRLAMRVDLVAAVPGSLPRFEAKAKRWVDRRTD